A region of Neovison vison isolate M4711 chromosome 7, ASM_NN_V1, whole genome shotgun sequence DNA encodes the following proteins:
- the RSPH6A gene encoding radial spoke head protein 6 homolog A yields the protein MGDPSPDPEPQPQQPSSRRSSQVPQRRSRELSLPQPSISEEVPQTPFDDPAVQSSQGILASQTNLQDWSSGPPLTAQENLAMYPTEEAQLGGVEYPSLNMGFPSESQPYMEEGGMQAARNVSLMLQQLQQGQGRLFQQLDSAYLETQPDYLGQFNMYQGEDLQFDQGVPHGPYMRDDPTLQYSPSELGFMPFSAEVSEPEPRELALQNAKAYLLQTSAGCSLSLYEHLVNLLTKILNQRPEDPLSILESLNRTTQWEWFHSKLDTMRDDPEMEPTYEMAERQKGLFLRSSAGGEGEQEMEEEVAETAVPNIMETAFYFEQAGVGLSSDESFRIFMALKQLVEQQPIHTCRFWGKILGLSRSYLVAEVEFREGEEEGEEEEVEEMMEGGEGLDPHGEEEGEEDEEKVTDVIPKPMWRPPPIVPKEESRSGTNKYLYFVCNEPGRPWTRLPHVTPLQIVQARKIKKFFTGYLDAPIISFPPFPGNEANYLRAQIARISAATHISPLGFYQFSEEEGDEEEEGGAGRDSYEENPDFEGIPVLELVDSMANWVHHTQHILPQGRCTWVNPLQKLEEEEELGEEEEKADEGVEEVEQEVGPPLLTPLSEDAEIMHISPWTARLSCSLCPQYSVAVVRSNLWPGAYAYASGKKFENIYIGWGHKYSPENFNPPLPAPIQHEYPSSPDIMEMSDPTVEEEQALKAAQEQALAAAEEEEEDEEEDEDEDLDD from the exons ATGGGGGACCCATCGCCCGACCCTGAGCCccaaccccagcaaccctcaagtCGAAGGAgttcccaggtgccccagcggCGCAGTCGGGAGCTCAGTCTACCCCAGCCCAGCATCTCTGAGGAGGTGCCCCAGACACCATTTGATGACCCGGCCGTGCAGAGCAGTCAAGGGATCCTGGCGAGCCAGACCAACCTCCAGGACTGGTCATCAGGGCCCCCCCTGACCGCACAGGAGAACTTGGCGATGTACCCCACTGAGGAAGCCCAGCTGGGTGGTGTAGAGTACCCGTCCCTGAATATGGGCTTTCCTTCCGAGTCCCAACCTTACATGGAAGAAGGTGGGATGCAGGCCGCCCGAAACGTCAGCCTAATGCTGCAGCAACTACAGCAGGGCCAAGGCCGCCTCTTCCAGCAACTGGACTCTGCTTACCTGGAGACGCAGCCCGACTACCTGGGCCAGTTCAACATGTACCAGGGAGAAGACCTACAGTTCGACCAGGGTGTCCCGCATGGGCCCTACATGAGGGATGACCCAACCCTCCAGTACTCACCCTCGGAGCTGGGCTTCATGCCCTTCAGTGCGGAGGTGTCTGAGCCAGAGCCTCGGGAGCTGGCCCTACAGAATGCCAAGGCCTACCTGCTGCAGACCAGCGCTGGCTGCAGCCTCAGCCT GTATGAGCACCTGGTGAACCTGCTGACCAAGATCCTGAACCAGCGGCCCGAGGACCCCTTGTCCATCCTGGAGTCACTGAACCGCACCACGCAATGGGAGTGGTTCCACTCCAAGCTGGACACCATGCGAGatgaccctgagatggagcccacctATGAGATGGCTGAGAGGCAGAAGGGGCTATTCCTTCGGAGCAGCGCGGGAGGCGAGGGCGAgcaggagatggaggaggaggtg gctGAGACAGCAGTACCCAACATCATGGAGACGGCCTTCTACTTCGAGCAGGCCGGTGTGGGCCTGAGCTCCGATGAGAGTTTCCGCATCTTCATGGCCCTGAAGCAGCTGGTGGAGCAACAGCCCATCCACACCTGCCGCTTCTGGGGCAAGATCCTGGGACTCAGCCGCAGCTACCTGGTGGCGGAGGTGGAGTTCCGGGAGGgcgaggaggaaggggaggaggaggaggtggaggagatgATGGAGGGCGGGGAGGGCCTGGATCCGCACGGTGAGGAGGAGGGCGAGGAGGACGAGGAGAAGGTCACTGACGTGATCCCCAAGCCCATGTGGAGGCCACCACCCATCGTCCCTAAGGAGGAGAGCCGCTCGGGCACCAACAAGTACCTGTATTTCGTGTGCAATGAGCCAGGCCGGCCGTGGACGCGGCTGCCACACGTCACGCCCCTCCAGATCGTGCAGGCCCGCAAGATAAAGAAGTTCTTCACGGGCTACCTGGATGCCCCCATCATCAGCTTCCCGCCCTTCCCCGGCAACGAGGCCAACTACCTGCGGGCCCAGATCGCCCGCATCTCCGCTGCCACGCACATCAGCCCGCTGGGCTTCTACCAGTTCagcgaggaagagggagatgaggaggaggagggtggtgcGGGGCGTGACTCCTACGAGGAGAACCCCGACTTTGAGGGCATCCCGGTGCTCGAGCTGGTGGACTCCATGGCGAACTGGGTGCATCATACACAGCACATTCTGCCACAG GGCCGCTGCACCTGGGTGAACCCTttgcagaagctggaagaggaagaggagctgggggaggaggaagagaaggcggATGAGGGGGTGGAGGAGGTGGAGCAGGAGGTCGGACCCCCACTGCTGACCCCGCTCTCAGAAGATGCAG AAATCATGCACATCTCTCCCTGGACCGCCCGTCTGTCCTGCAGCCTCTGCCCGCAGTACTCCGTGGCCGTCGTGCGCTCCAACCTTTGGCCAGGGGCCTATGCCTACGCCAGTGGCAA GAAGTTCGAGAACATCTACATTGGCTGGGGCCACAAGTACAGTCCCGAGAACTTCAACCCACCCCTGCCAGCCCCCATTCAGCATGAGTACCCTAGCAGCCCCGACATCATGGAGATGAGTGACCCCACGGTGGAGGAGGAACAGGCCCTCAAGGCAGCCCAGGAGCAGGCCCTGGCGGCcgcagaagaagaggaggaagatgaggaggaagaCGAGGATGAGGACCTGGATGACTGA
- the DMWD gene encoding dystrophia myotonica WD repeat-containing protein isoform X1, producing the protein MAAGGAEGGSGPGAAMGDCAEIKSQFRTREGFYKLLPGDGAARRSGPASAQTPAPPQPPQPPPGPASSSGPGAAGSAPSPPPAGPGPGPALPAVRLSLVRLGEPDGAGTGEPPATPAGLGAGGDRVCFNLGRELYFYPGCCRRGSQRSIDLNKPIDKRIYKGTQPTCHDFNQFTAATETISLLVGFSAGQVQYLDLIKKDTSKLFNEERLIDKTKVTYLKWLPESESLFLASHASGHLYLYNVSHPCASAPPQYSLLKQGEGFAVYAAKSKAPRNPLAKWAVGEGPLNEFAFSPDGRHLACVSQDGCLRVFHFDSMLLRGLMKSYFGGLLCVCWSPDGRYVVTGGEDDLVTVWSFTEGRVVARGHGHKSWVNAVAFDPYTTRAEEAAAASGDGERSGEEEEEEEEEQPDAGGTGSGGGAPLSPLPKAGPITYRFGSAGQDTQFCLWDLTEDVLYPHPPLARTRTLPGTPGTTPPAASSSRGGEPGPGPGPLPRSLSRSNSLPHPAGSGKAGGPGATTEPGTPFSIGRFATLTLQERRDRGSEKEHKRYHSLGNISRGGGGGGGGGGGGDKPSGPAPRSRLDPAKVLGTALCPRIHEVPLLEPLVCKKIAQERLTVLLFLEDCIITACQEGLICTWARPGKAFTDEEAEAQTGEGSWPRSPSKSVVEGISSQPGNSPSGTVV; encoded by the exons ATGGCGGCGGGCGGCGCGGAGGGCGGCTCGGGCCCCGGTGCCGCCATGGGGGACTGTGCGGAAATCAAGTCGCAGTTCCGCACCCGCGAGGGCTTCTACAAGCTGCTCCCCGGCGATGGCGCCGCTCGCAGGTCGGGTCCGGCTTCCGCCCAGACCCCGGCGCCGCCCCAGCCACCGCAGCCCCCGCCcggccctgcttcctcctccggCCCCGGCGCCGCGGGCTCCGCGCCGTCCCCGCCGCCTGCAGGCCCGGGACCAGGGCCCGCGCTGCCCGCCGTGCGCCTCAGCCTCGTGCGCCTCGGGGAGCCCGACGGCGCCGGGACCGGGGAGCCGCCCGCCACGCCCGCGGGGCTGGGTGCCGGAGGAGACCGGGTCTGCTTCAACTTGGGCCGCGAGCTGTATTTCTATCCGGGCTGCTGCCGCCGCGGGAGCCAACGG TCCATTGACCTCAACAAGCCGATTGACAAGCGGATCTACAAGGGCACCCAACCCACCTGCCATGACTTCAACCAGTTCACTGCTGCCACAGAGACCATCTCCCTGCTGGTGGGTTTCTCCGCCGGCCAGGTGCAGTACCTGGATCTCATCAAGAAGGACACCAGCAAGCTATTCAATGAAGAG CGGCTGATCGACAAGACAAAGGTGACCTACCTGAAGTGGCTGCCCGAGTCCGAGAGCCTGTTCCTGGCCTCGCACGCCAGCGGCCACCTATACCTGTACAACGTCAGCCACCCGTGCGCCTCAGCCCCACCCCAGTACAGCCTGCTGAAGCAGGGCGAGGGCTTCGCCGTCTACGCCGCCAAGAGCAAGGCGCCCCGCAACCCGCTGGCCAAGTGGGCTGTGGGTGAGGGGCCCCTCAACGAGTTCGCCTTTTCGCCCGACGGCCGGCACCTGGCCTGCGTCAGCCAGGATGGCTGCCTGCGTGTCTTCCACTTCGACTCTATGCTCCTGCGCGGGCTCATGAAGAGCTACTTTGGGGGCCTGCTGTGTGTGTGCTGGAGCCCCGACGGCCGCTACGTCGTGACGGGTGGTGAAGATGACCTGGTCACCGTGTGGTCCTTCACCGAGGGCCGTGTGGTGGCCCGGGGCCATGGCCACAAGTCCTGGGTCAACGCCGTGGCCTTTGACCCCTACACCACGAGGGCCGAGGAGGCCGCCGCAGCCAGCGGTGACGGGGAGCGGagcggagaggaggaggaggaggaggaagaggagcagcCTGATGCCGGGGGCACAGGCTCCGGCGGGGgagcccccctctccccactgcccaaAGCCGGCCCCATCACCTACCGCTTCGGCTCAGCCGGCCAGGACACGCAGTTCTGCCTGTGGGACCTCACCGAAGACGTGCTTTACCCCCACCCGCCCCTGGCCCGCACCCGCACCCTCCCTGGCACACCTGGCACCACGCCCCCCGCTGCCAGCAGCTCCCGGGGCGGCGAGcctggccccggccccggccccctgCCCCGCTCCCTGTCCCGCTCCAACAGCCTCCCGCACCCGGCAGGCAGCGGCAAGGCCGGCGGCCCGGGTGCCACAACTGAGCCGGGCACACCGTTCAGCATCGGCCGCTTTGCCACGCTCACGCTGCAGGAGCGGCGGGACCGggggtcagagaaagagcacaagcgcTACCACAGCCTGGGCAACATCagccgggggggcgggggcggcgggggcgggggcggcggcggggacAAGCCCAGCGGCCCTGCTCCCCGCAGCCGGCTGGACCCAGCCAAGGTGCTGGGCACTGCGCTGTGCCCGCGCATCCACGAGGTGCCCCTGCTCGAGCCCCTGGTGTGCAAGAAGATCGCCCAGGAGCGGCTCACAGTCCTCCTCTTCCTGGAGGACTGCATCATCACCGCCTGCCAGGAGGGCCTCATCTGTACCTGGGCCCGGCCGGGCAAGGCG TTCACAGACGAGGAGGCGGAGGCCCAGACAGGGGAAGGAAGTTGGCCCAGGTCACCCAGCAAGTCAGTGGTAGAG GGCATCTCCTCCCAACCAGGCAACTCCCCGAGCGGCACAGTGGTGTGA
- the DMWD gene encoding dystrophia myotonica WD repeat-containing protein isoform X2: MAAGGAEGGSGPGAAMGDCAEIKSQFRTREGFYKLLPGDGAARRSGPASAQTPAPPQPPQPPPGPASSSGPGAAGSAPSPPPAGPGPGPALPAVRLSLVRLGEPDGAGTGEPPATPAGLGAGGDRVCFNLGRELYFYPGCCRRGSQRSIDLNKPIDKRIYKGTQPTCHDFNQFTAATETISLLVGFSAGQVQYLDLIKKDTSKLFNEERLIDKTKVTYLKWLPESESLFLASHASGHLYLYNVSHPCASAPPQYSLLKQGEGFAVYAAKSKAPRNPLAKWAVGEGPLNEFAFSPDGRHLACVSQDGCLRVFHFDSMLLRGLMKSYFGGLLCVCWSPDGRYVVTGGEDDLVTVWSFTEGRVVARGHGHKSWVNAVAFDPYTTRAEEAAAASGDGERSGEEEEEEEEEQPDAGGTGSGGGAPLSPLPKAGPITYRFGSAGQDTQFCLWDLTEDVLYPHPPLARTRTLPGTPGTTPPAASSSRGGEPGPGPGPLPRSLSRSNSLPHPAGSGKAGGPGATTEPGTPFSIGRFATLTLQERRDRGSEKEHKRYHSLGNISRGGGGGGGGGGGGDKPSGPAPRSRLDPAKVLGTALCPRIHEVPLLEPLVCKKIAQERLTVLLFLEDCIITACQEGLICTWARPGKAGISSQPGNSPSGTVV; the protein is encoded by the exons ATGGCGGCGGGCGGCGCGGAGGGCGGCTCGGGCCCCGGTGCCGCCATGGGGGACTGTGCGGAAATCAAGTCGCAGTTCCGCACCCGCGAGGGCTTCTACAAGCTGCTCCCCGGCGATGGCGCCGCTCGCAGGTCGGGTCCGGCTTCCGCCCAGACCCCGGCGCCGCCCCAGCCACCGCAGCCCCCGCCcggccctgcttcctcctccggCCCCGGCGCCGCGGGCTCCGCGCCGTCCCCGCCGCCTGCAGGCCCGGGACCAGGGCCCGCGCTGCCCGCCGTGCGCCTCAGCCTCGTGCGCCTCGGGGAGCCCGACGGCGCCGGGACCGGGGAGCCGCCCGCCACGCCCGCGGGGCTGGGTGCCGGAGGAGACCGGGTCTGCTTCAACTTGGGCCGCGAGCTGTATTTCTATCCGGGCTGCTGCCGCCGCGGGAGCCAACGG TCCATTGACCTCAACAAGCCGATTGACAAGCGGATCTACAAGGGCACCCAACCCACCTGCCATGACTTCAACCAGTTCACTGCTGCCACAGAGACCATCTCCCTGCTGGTGGGTTTCTCCGCCGGCCAGGTGCAGTACCTGGATCTCATCAAGAAGGACACCAGCAAGCTATTCAATGAAGAG CGGCTGATCGACAAGACAAAGGTGACCTACCTGAAGTGGCTGCCCGAGTCCGAGAGCCTGTTCCTGGCCTCGCACGCCAGCGGCCACCTATACCTGTACAACGTCAGCCACCCGTGCGCCTCAGCCCCACCCCAGTACAGCCTGCTGAAGCAGGGCGAGGGCTTCGCCGTCTACGCCGCCAAGAGCAAGGCGCCCCGCAACCCGCTGGCCAAGTGGGCTGTGGGTGAGGGGCCCCTCAACGAGTTCGCCTTTTCGCCCGACGGCCGGCACCTGGCCTGCGTCAGCCAGGATGGCTGCCTGCGTGTCTTCCACTTCGACTCTATGCTCCTGCGCGGGCTCATGAAGAGCTACTTTGGGGGCCTGCTGTGTGTGTGCTGGAGCCCCGACGGCCGCTACGTCGTGACGGGTGGTGAAGATGACCTGGTCACCGTGTGGTCCTTCACCGAGGGCCGTGTGGTGGCCCGGGGCCATGGCCACAAGTCCTGGGTCAACGCCGTGGCCTTTGACCCCTACACCACGAGGGCCGAGGAGGCCGCCGCAGCCAGCGGTGACGGGGAGCGGagcggagaggaggaggaggaggaggaagaggagcagcCTGATGCCGGGGGCACAGGCTCCGGCGGGGgagcccccctctccccactgcccaaAGCCGGCCCCATCACCTACCGCTTCGGCTCAGCCGGCCAGGACACGCAGTTCTGCCTGTGGGACCTCACCGAAGACGTGCTTTACCCCCACCCGCCCCTGGCCCGCACCCGCACCCTCCCTGGCACACCTGGCACCACGCCCCCCGCTGCCAGCAGCTCCCGGGGCGGCGAGcctggccccggccccggccccctgCCCCGCTCCCTGTCCCGCTCCAACAGCCTCCCGCACCCGGCAGGCAGCGGCAAGGCCGGCGGCCCGGGTGCCACAACTGAGCCGGGCACACCGTTCAGCATCGGCCGCTTTGCCACGCTCACGCTGCAGGAGCGGCGGGACCGggggtcagagaaagagcacaagcgcTACCACAGCCTGGGCAACATCagccgggggggcgggggcggcgggggcgggggcggcggcggggacAAGCCCAGCGGCCCTGCTCCCCGCAGCCGGCTGGACCCAGCCAAGGTGCTGGGCACTGCGCTGTGCCCGCGCATCCACGAGGTGCCCCTGCTCGAGCCCCTGGTGTGCAAGAAGATCGCCCAGGAGCGGCTCACAGTCCTCCTCTTCCTGGAGGACTGCATCATCACCGCCTGCCAGGAGGGCCTCATCTGTACCTGGGCCCGGCCGGGCAAGGCG GGCATCTCCTCCCAACCAGGCAACTCCCCGAGCGGCACAGTGGTGTGA